The region GGTCACGGCCGAAGACCGCTGGCACCTTGGCAGCGACACGAAGGCCATGACGGCCACCATGCTCGGCACCCTCGTCGAGGAGCGCAAGCTGCGCTGGAACACGACGGTGGGCGAGGTATTCGGCAGCCAGATACCCGAGCTCTCGGCAAGCGCGCGATCGATCACCCTCCTGCAGCTGCTGCAGCACCGCTCCGGCCTTCCCAAAGATCTCGACTGGCATGCCATCTCCCCCCAGCAGCCCATCCGCGATCAGCGGCTGCAGGCAGCACGAACCGCCTTCACGAGACGGCTGGCCGCAAAGCGCGGCAGTTACCTGTACTCGAACCTCGGTTACGTCATCGCGGCATCCATGGCAGAACAGCGAACCGGCCAGACCTGGGAAGCACTCATGGAGAGCCGCGTGTTCGGTCGGCTGGGCATGACGAGCGTTGGCTACGGTCCGGTGACGGGTCGAGCCGGCGCCTGGGGGCATGACGAGACGGGGCGGCCCGTCACCCTCGACAACCCGCCCGTGATCGGCCCGGCCGGTCGCGTGCACTGCTCGCTCTCCGACTGGTCGCGCTTCGTGTCCGATCAGCTGAAGGGAGCGCGGGGCGAGCGCGCGCTGCTCGAACCGCAGACCTACCGCACGCTGCAGACACCCCCTGCCGGCGCCGAAGACGCCTGTGGATGGCAAATCATGCAGCGCGCCTGGGGCGGTCGGATACTGACGCACGATGGCAGCAACAACCTGAACTATTCGGTCGCATGGCTCTCTCCCGAACGCGACTTCGCCGTGCTCCTCACCGCCAACCGCGGAGGAACCGAAGCCGCAGCCGCCTGCGATGAGGCGGCGGGAAGCCTCATCGAGGCATGGCTCGACCGCAGCCGCCATCGTTGAGGTGTGGCTGCGGAAGGCTCAACGAGCTGCTTTGTCTTGAACAAACCACCGATTCGGTGAACCAGCGAATGAGCCCAGAGGCACACAGCATTGACCGCGCCGTCTTTCACAAAGATCTTGTCGCACGAAAGGCCTGCGCCAGGGCGATGCGCGCGGGCGACTCAATTCGGGCGTACCCGCCACGATTCTGCGCCGAGGGGGGGCAGTTTGTATCAAAATATACGCGCAGCGTGGTACAGGGTACATGGACCCGGCGGCAAGGCCCGAACCTTCGCCCAGGGGTTCCCCCGCTCTGCTCCCGCGTGGTGACGAGTCGCTCGCGGGGAAACCCCTGGGCTGCGGCGGGGGGGAAGCAGATGACGATTGGAGTTATTGACGCACCAGAATTTGCTTGGACGTCGCCGCCAGCCAGCATGTACCGGTCTGAGGTCAACGTTGTCGCCCCGTTGACGCTTGACCTTCCCCAGATACCTACCGTGACGGCCTCTCCCGGAACCTCGCTCAGCGACCTGCAAGATCAGCGCTACGTCGCCGAGCGCGCGCAGGCTGATCTGCTCACCTCGAGCGGCGCGACCAGCGTCGACGACGCCCAGCGCCAGATGCAGGTGCGAGAAATTGCCACCAACAACGAGCGCAGTGCGCAGAAGCCCCTCAAGACGCTGCTTGGCAAGCAGACCCTCAACACCATGCGCACGAGCATGGCGAACAAGCGCACTGAGGTGGCCATGCACGCCGAAGCCCGTCCGTCGCTGATGAATGCCCCCCCCGAGCCCGCCGTCGACGCCGACGACGCCATGCGTCTCGTTCGCGAGGCCGAAGCCAACGCAACCCAGGTCGAACACGACCTCGAAGAGGCTGATCGTGCCTGCAGCGCGTCGGCGGGGGCGCTGGCCGAGCTCACAACGCGCAGGGCAGAGCAGCAAGGCCAGCTGAAGACGGCCGTCGACGCGCTCGAAACTGCCCGACTCGAGCTGGCGCGCACGGCAGTGACGAACACCAGAGGCACACTCAGCACGCTGGGCGTCTCAAGAGCCTGGGCGCCGTGCTCACGGTGGCCGGGCGGCACTGCCAGGTGATCTTGATCACCTGCGCGCCCGAGCGGTATCGCCATCTCAGCCAGGCCCGGGTGATCTCGCTGCGAAGTGCTGCGTCCGCGGAGTCCTCCCTATCCCGCTCATACACGAATCCGGACGCAGCACGCCCATAGGGGTTGGCAGATGGCTCTCGATATGCCGTAGCGTGCGTGCGCTGTGGGCGTGGGGGGGTGTGGCGTATCGCGTCACAGACTCTGGTGCTTGATAGAAGAAAAAGGCGGTGCGGCTGATTCGGCTGCACCGCCTCTTCGTTGGGTCACGTCTTCGCCCAGGTCAGAGACCAGGTCGCTCACTTGTTGCGAAGGGCCTCGACCTCGGCTTCGCTGAACTGGGTAGATCGCGCGACCAGCGCGACATCGAGCCCTTCGGCCAG is a window of Pseudomonadota bacterium DNA encoding:
- a CDS encoding class A beta-lactamase-related serine hydrolase, translated to MRGGPWHQGARLPGHPEQAGTTASLGGFPGLFGPQLHRTAMSESRREADPQCSTQTRPEQSLAGMEVRMRCNSQERTMVSGKHGPEMRRPFLVLCLLGLLSSAASARPLAVGDVIRVLKPLLTRHAVPALGGAIVTSQGLQAIGVVGVRRSGTAVPVTAEDRWHLGSDTKAMTATMLGTLVEERKLRWNTTVGEVFGSQIPELSASARSITLLQLLQHRSGLPKDLDWHAISPQQPIRDQRLQAARTAFTRRLAAKRGSYLYSNLGYVIAASMAEQRTGQTWEALMESRVFGRLGMTSVGYGPVTGRAGAWGHDETGRPVTLDNPPVIGPAGRVHCSLSDWSRFVSDQLKGARGERALLEPQTYRTLQTPPAGAEDACGWQIMQRAWGGRILTHDGSNNLNYSVAWLSPERDFAVLLTANRGGTEAAAACDEAAGSLIEAWLDRSRHR